Below is a genomic region from Candidatus Binatia bacterium.
AGCTTGAACGTTTCGGGGCCGGCCATGTGAATGAGGTGGACTTTCGCATCGAGCCCGGCATGGTCGATCGGGCGGCGCGCTCCGCTGCCGTGCGCGTAGAGCAGGTCGGGGCGGCTGCCGTCGGCCCCGAGATCCGAAGCGAGAAAGCTGCTCTCTTCCGAGCTCTCGAGGATCACCGCGCCCGCGCCGTCGCCGAAGAGGATCGCAGTCGAGCGATCGTCCTTATCCAGAATCTTCGAAAGCGTCTCCGCGCCGATCAGCATGATGCGGCGGTAGACGCCGGAGCGTATCAAGCCGGATGCAACGGTCAAACCGTAGATGAAGCCGCTGCAGGCGATCTCGATGTCGAACGCCGGCTTATCGGTGACGCCGAGATGCGAGGCGACCAGACAGGCGGTGGCCGGGAAGAAGTAATCGGGGGTGACGGTGGCGACGATGAAGCAGTCGATGTCGTTGGGCTGCAATCTCGCATGCGCGAGGGCCGCGCTCGCCGCGGCGGAGGCCAGATCGCTCGTTCCTTCTTCTTCGGTAGCCCAGTGGCGGCGCTTCATCCCCGTGCGGGTCGTGATCCAATCGTCGGAT
It encodes:
- a CDS encoding beta-ketoacyl-ACP synthase III, with the protein product MPATGVKIVGVGHYAPPRVITNHDLEAWLDTSDDWITTRTGMKRRHWATEEEGTSDLASAAASAALAHARLQPNDIDCFIVATVTPDYFFPATACLVASHLGVTDKPAFDIEIACSGFIYGLTVASGLIRSGVYRRIMLIGAETLSKILDKDDRSTAILFGDGAGAVILESSEESSFLASDLGADGSRPDLLYAHGSGARRPIDHAGLDAKVHLIHMAGPETFKLAVTKMVESTDSVLRKANLRKSDVTYLIPHQANRRIIDATARYLGLPEDKVIVNIAEYGNTSAASIPLALSETVRAGLLKPDDLVVFVAFGGGLSWGAVAWRWAA